From the Girardinichthys multiradiatus isolate DD_20200921_A chromosome 22, DD_fGirMul_XY1, whole genome shotgun sequence genome, one window contains:
- the nkx2.3 gene encoding homeobox protein Nkx-2.3 codes for MIIMIPSPVVAASTTPFSVKDILKLELQQQSQQHQLQLISCLGLSGALPQPGAFSSKSFGSHSPPSCMLAGRDSPSPLSSCLSESEERMSYLSALSVQDRLTESGLAAEVFGVTAQIHCVEPSPETEQEEHSSKSCAALRGECGEDRESEKPVTKQQRTRRKPRVLFSQAQVFELERRFKQQRYLSAPEREHLASSLKLTSTQVKIWFQNRRYKCKRQRQDKTLEIAGHHHHHHHPPPPRRVAVPVLVRDGRPCLAGSQNYNSPYTVAAPNPYSYNYSAYSYNNSVYNNNYSCTYSSLPALPPTNSTPNAFMNINLGNLGAQTQNQAPQGPGIPPCQGTLQGIRAW; via the exons ATGATAATCATGATTCCCAGTCCAGTCGTAGCTGCATCCACCACGCCCTTTTCCGTGAAGGACATTCTAAAGCTTGAGCTCCAGCAACAGTCTCAGCAGCACCAGCTTCAGCTGATCTCCTGCCTCGGCCTCTCCGGCGCGCTGCCACAGCCCGGAGCCTTCTCAAGCAAATCGTTCGGCTCTCACTCGCCGCCTTCCTGCATGCTGGCGGGCAGGGACAGCCCCAGCCCCCTTAGCTCCTGCCTGTCGGAGAGCGAGGAAAGGATGTCATACCTTAGCGCTCTGAGCGTCCAGGACCGACTGACGGAGTCCGGATTGGCCGCGGAGGTGTTCGGAGTCACCGCACAAATTCACTGCGTAGAGCCAAGCCCGGAGACCGAACAGGAAGAGCACAGCAGCA AGAGCTGCGCTGCTTTGCGAGGAGAGTGTGGAGAGGACAGAGAGTCAGAGAAGCCCGTCACCAAGCAGCAGAGGACCAGGAGGAAGCCCCGCGTCCTTTTCTCGCAGGCCCAGGTGTTCGAGCTGGAGCGGCGCTTCAAGCAGCAGCGCTACCTGTCTGCCCCAGAGAGGGAGCACCTGGCCAGCTCCCTGAAACTCACCTCCACCCAGGTCAAGATCTGGTTCCAAAACAGGAGGTACAAATGTAAGAGGCAGCGGCAGGACAAGACTCTAGAGATCGCGGGTCAccatcatcaccaccaccatccGCCGCCGCCACGGAGGGTGGCCGTACCGGTCCTGGTCCGCGACGGGAGGCCTTGTCTGGCCGGATCGCAGAACTATAACAGTCCTTACACAGTCGCAGCTCCGAACCCTTACAGCTATAACTACTCTGCCTACAGCTACAACAATTCTGTGTACAATAACAATTACTCTTGTACTTATTCTAGTTTACCTGCTCTTCCTCCGACCAACAGTACCCCTAACGCGTTTATGAACATAAATTTGGGAAATCTGGGCGCGCAAACGCAAAACCAGGCGCCTCAAGGACCAGGGATCCCGCCCTGCCAGGGTACTCTGCAGGGCATCAGAGCATGGTAG